In the genome of Manis javanica isolate MJ-LG chromosome 17, MJ_LKY, whole genome shotgun sequence, one region contains:
- the PPP1R37 gene encoding protein phosphatase 1 regulatory subunit 37 isoform X1, with protein sequence MEIPPQEAPPGPGADGDAEEAPAEARSPSPSSPPVDGRLKAAAKRVTFPSDEDIVSGAVEPKDPWRHAQNVTVDEVIGAYKQACQKLNCRQIPKLLRQLQEFTDLGHRIDCLDLKGEKLDYKTCEALEEVFKRLQFKIVDLEQTNLDEDGASALFDMIEYYESATHLNISFNKHIGTRGWQAAAHMMRKTSCLQYLDARNTPLLDHSAPFVARALRIRSSLAVLHLENASLSGRPLMLLATALKMNMNLRELYLADNKLNGLQDSAQLGNLLKFNCSLQILDLRNNHVLDSGLAYICEGLKEQRKGLVTLVLWNNQLTHTGMAFLGMTLPHTHSLETLNLGHNAIGNEGVRNLKNGLISNRSVLRLGLASTKLTCEGAVAVAEFIAESPRLLRLDLRENEIKTGGLMALSLALKVNHSLLRLDLDREPKKEAVKSFIETQKALLAEIQNGCKRNFVLAREREEKEQRLQLSASMPEITVTGPQPSDEPAAEAQENGAPDPSPGPDSDSDSDSEGEDGERAGAPCPALVPPTDSLGPGDRSPPGSPSSPTEQRISVSSPGRGHKVFVVTRVESPPERAEPPAPPAPPAPPGPPSPPVLPSPATSSAPLPAEAVGTWDPESSEPQPQPEPPQFGPALPNGLKPEFALALPPEPPPGPGAKASRCGLEHELSCSKNEKELEELLLEASQESGQETL encoded by the exons CCCAGAATGTGACCGTGGATGAGGTCATCGGTGCCTACAAGCAGGCCTGCCAGAAGCTGAACTGCAGACAGATCCCCAAGCTCCTCAGGCAGCTCCAG GAGTTCACAGACCTCGGGCACCGCATTGACTGTCTGGACCTGAAAG GGGAGAAGCTTGACTACAAGACCTGCGAGGCCTTGGAAGAGGTCTTCAAGAGGCTGCAGTTCAAGATCGTGGATCTGGAGCAGACAAACCTAGATGAGGAT GGCGCCTCGGCCCTCTTCGACATGATCGAATACTACGAGTCGGCCACCCACCTCAATATCTCCTTCAACAAGCACATCGGCACCCGGGGCTGGCAGGCCGCTGCCCACATGATGCGCAAG ACGAGCTGCCTGCAGTACCTAGATGCCCGCAACACACCCTTGCTGGACCACTCGGCGCCCTTCGTGGCCCGTGCCCTACGCATCCGCAGCAGCCTGGCGGTGCTGCACCTGGAGAATGCCAGCCTGTCGGGGCGGCCCCTCATGCTGCTCG cCACGGCCCTGAAGATGAACATGAATCTGCGAGAGCTGTACCTGGCTGACAACAAGCTCAATGGCCTGCAGGACTCGGCCCAGCTAGGCAACCTGCTCAAGTTCAACTGCTCCCTGCAGATCCTGGACCTCCGTAACAACCACGTGTTGGACTCAG GTCTGGCCTACATCTGTGAGGGCCTCAAGGAGCAGAGGAAGGGGCTGGTGACCCTGGTACTGTGGAACAACCAGCTTACGCACACGGGCATGGCCTTCCTGGGCATGACTCTG ccacacacacacagtctggaGACGCTGAACCTGGGCCACAACGCTATCGGGAATGAAGGCGTGCGGAACCTCAAGAACGGCCTCATCAGCAACCGCAGCGTGCTGCGCCTCGGCCTGGCCTCCACCAAGCTCACGTGCGAGG GCGCGGTGGCGGTGGCAGAGTTCATCGCCGAGAGCCCCCGCCTCCTGAGACTGGACCTTCGGGAGAATGAGATCAAGACTGGCGGGCTCATGGCGCTGTCGTTGGCCCTCAAGGTGAACCACTCCCTGCTGCGCTTGGACCTTGACCGGGAGCCCAAGAAGGAGGCG GTGAAGAGCTTCATCGAGACGCAAAAGGCACTGCTTGCTGAGATCCAGAACGGCTGCAAGCGCAACTTCGTGCTGGCGCGAGAGCGGGAGGAGAAGGAGCAGCGGCTGCAGCTGTCGGCCTCCATGCCGGAGATCACTGTCACTGGGCCCCAGCCCAGCGACGAGCCCGCTGCCGAGGCGCAGGAGAACGGGGCCCcagaccccagccctgggccagactcagactCGGACTCGGACTCAGAgggggaggatggggagagggCCGGGGCCCCCTGCCCCGCCCTGGTGCCCCCCACAGActccctgggccctggggacaggagtcccccaggcagcccctcctcccccaccgaGCAGCGTATCTCCGTGTCCAGCCCAGGCCGGGGCCACAAAGTGTTCGTGGTAACCCGGGTGGAGAGTCCACCTGAGAGGGCGGAACCCCCTGCGCCCCCTGCCCCGCCTGCCCCTCCTGgtcctccttcccctccagtcTTACCCTCCCCAGCCACCTCATCTGCCCCACTGCCAGCTGAGGCCGTGGGCACTTGGGACCCAGAGTCGTCTGAGCCTCAGCCACAGCCGGAGCCGCCTCAGTTCGGGCCAGCGCTGCCCAATGGCCTAAAGCCTGAATTCGCCCTCGCACTGCCCCCAGAGCCACCCCCAGGGCCCGGGGCCAAGGCGAGCCGCTGTGGTTTGGAACATG AACTGAGCTGCTCTAAGAACGAGAAGGAGCTCGAGGAGCTGCTTCTGGAGGCCAGTCAGGAATCTGGGCAGGAGACACTGTGA
- the TRAPPC6A gene encoding LOW QUALITY PROTEIN: trafficking protein particle complex subunit 6A (The sequence of the model RefSeq protein was modified relative to this genomic sequence to represent the inferred CDS: inserted 1 base in 1 codon; substituted 1 base at 1 genomic stop codon): MGRVTVQLDPGCLSGSDGERYHRNHTGSLKVRACKIRYPAEVHRLYRKRRRLPQVGRGAVREFLHADMVTELWAHDPEPSPGGQKTSLSVLEDLSFHVGQAPRXRLPQEMLAFREELDVLKFLCKDLWMAVFQKQMDSLCTHHQGAYAYVLHDNSFPFLTQMASDPQCLEDAPEEWGSLASTCGLLSGTLSTLGVKSLATXVPALPACESLGFLPSLLPRAREAGPGC, encoded by the exons ATGGGAAGGGTGACAGTCCAGCTGGACCCAGGATGCCTTAGTGGTTCTGACGGGGAGCGATATCACCGAAACCATACCGGGTCACTGAAGGTCCGAGCCTGCAAGATCCGCTACCCGGCCGAAGTGCACCGTCTCTATAGAAAAAGGAG GAGGCTGCCGCAGGTCGGACGCGGCGCTGTTCGAGAGTTTCTGCACGCCGACATGGTGACAGAGCTCTGGGCGCACGACCCCGAACCCAGCCCCGGG GGACAGAAGACGAGCCTGTCTGTCCTGGAGGACCTGAGCTTCCATGTAGGCCAGGCCCCGAGGTAGAG GCTGCCCCAGGAGATGCTGGCCTTCAGGGAGGAGCTGGACGTCCTTAAGTTCCTGTGCAAAGACCTGTGGATGGCTGTATTCCAAAAGCAGATGGACAGCCTCTGCACCCATCACCAG GGTGCCTATGCCTATGTCCTCCATGACAACAGCTTCCCCTTCCTCACCCAGATGGCCTCTGACCCGCAGTGTCTGGAGGATGCACCCGAGGAATGGGGG TCCTTGGCCTCCACCTGCGGCCTCCTGAGTGGCACCCTTAGCACCCTGGGCGTCAAGAGCCTGGCCA CCGTGCCAGCCCTGCCCGCCTGTGAATCATTAGGATTCCTCCCatccctgctccccagggctAGAGAGGCAGGGCCAGGCTGCTGA
- the NKPD1 gene encoding NTPase KAP family P-loop domain-containing protein 1 isoform X1 — MHKHYTVHFTKGALPLQTPTEHYLLDPELGRQKGCCHQWCRDPAALQAHGPCRLPLPVHWRLAYHSNQGGVSSCRWGPQPSVLWQQPQPPPPSCLWQRLCFIHEAQEGLPAIAAAPMQPASAPQLPPEPTTSRTMAPTMASGGPALPSGVGTLLEPSRPTGTQPLTTLEFLSPFTSYSADILTEDDVYCSCLAKTLCHVPVPVTVGFYAHFGCRLHMMLDKITALMEQEAAQREAEELQRVQWQPRSVRGWGLLQLLWYLVFLQPIITELHLRRKNVKFLFIRFSAWHYAGTDKLWAGLVTTLCESIRHQYGALPFSVYSVLSNRPTTTPDCCQNEWHCRRRVCVALLALLGALCLGVCLLYLSMGGHVLGRSSVNGSLLRAFGGAATTLSGSGMLMAMYSVGKNLFVSQRKKIERLVSREKFSSQLGFMCEVKKEVELLTDFLCFLEIYQRCRLRVVLEVTGLDTCCPERVVGVLNAINTLLSDSHAPFIFILVVDPSILVSCLESAGSMKGTADNGYLFLNRTVTLPFSVPMMGRRTKLQFLHDAVQSRDDLLYRKMTRKLRRAGGNAGSSEGVELLSVDTQAGNERAQGILDAEAARLIREALFCLYDERDCFYEYVPDNVVSMRRIVNTVPITVRLLQQQERNFGGPTPRQAVAWVVLANQWPCRLSWVLQCLEDRQQSGGAPEAHALLWDVFCANSRELHTMTKALQNVLDLDGDPELFERFLGADFPFTVTEAQKLLRCTVNLDHSIRRRMGLIRAVSALKTHSPPKSPEGDAHHASHGGNHEPRTSGSGHPAGHAPTKGSEALHPRGCTHCVKPRPVV, encoded by the exons ATGCACAAACACTACACCGTCCACTTCACCAAGGGCGCCCTGCCCCTCCAGACCCCGACCGAGCACTACCTCTTGGACCCAGAGTTGGGGCGCCAAAAAG GGTGCTGTCACCAGTGGTGCCGTGACCCAGCGGCCCTGCAAGCTCACGGGCCCTGCCGGCTACCCCTGCCAGTGCACTGGCGACTGGCCTACCACAGCAACCAGGGGGGTGTCAGCAGCTGTCGCTGGGGCCCCCAGCCCTCCGTCCTgtggcagcagccccagcccccacctcccagctgcctgTGGCAGCGGCTCTGCTTCATTCACGAGGCCCAGGAGGGGTTGCCTGCAATTGCCGCTGCCCCCATGCAACCGGCCAGCGCCCCCCAGCTGCCCCCTGAGCCCACCACCTCACGCACCATGGCACCTACCATGGCCAGCGGCGGCCCAGCCCTGCCTTCCGGAGTCGGCACCCTCCTGGAGCCCAGCAGGCCCACTGGCACCCAGCCCCTGACTACCCTGGAGTTCTTGAGCCCCTTCACCTCCTACAGCGCCG atATCTTGACAGAAGATGATGTCTACTGCAGCTGCCTGGCCAAGACCCTCTGCCACGTGCCAGTTCCTGTGACTGTGGGTTTCTATGCTCACTTTGGCTGCCGCCTGCACATGATGCTGGACAAGATCACCG CGCTGATGGAGCAGGAGGCCGCGCAGCGAGAGGCAGAGGAGCTGCAGCGCGTGCAGTGGCAACCGCGCAGCGTGCGCGGCTGGGGCTTGCTGCAGCTGCTGTGGTACCTGGTGTTCCTGCAGCCCATCATAACCGAGTTGCACCTGCGGCGCAAGAACGTGAAGTTCCTCTTCATCCGCTTCAGCGCCTGGCACTATGCGGGCACTGACAAGCTGTGGGCTGGCCTGGTGACCACGCTGTGCGAGAGCATCCGCCACCAGTACGGCGCGCTGCCCTTCAGCGTCTACTCGGTGCTGAGCAACAGGCCGACCACGACGCCGGACTGCTGCCAGAACGAGTGGCACTGCCGGCGCCGCGTGTGCGTGGCGCTGCTGGCGCTGCTGGGGGCGCTCTGCCTCGGCGTGTGCCTGCTCTACCTGTCAATGGGAGGCCACGTGCTGGGCCGCAGCAGTGTCAACGGCAGCCTGCTGCGGGCGTTCGGCGGCGCAGCCACCACACTGTCGGGCTCGGGAATGCTCATGGCCATGTACTCGGTGGGCAAGAACCTATTCGTGAGCCAGCGCAAGAAAATCGAGCGGCTGGTATCGCGCGAGAAGTTCAGCAGCCAGCTGGGCTTCATGTGCGAGGTGAAGAAGGAGGTGGAGCTGCTCACCGACTTCCTGTGCTTCCTGGAGATCTACCAGCGGTGCCGGCTGCGCGTGGTGCTCGAGGTCACTGGGCTCGACACGTGCTGCCCGGAGCGCGTGGTGGGCGTGCTCAACGCCATCAACACGCTGCTGTCCGACAGTCACGCGCCGTTCATCTTCATCCTGGTGGTGGACCCCAGCATCCTGGTCTCGTGCCTTGAGAGCGCCGGCTCCATGAAGGGCACAGCCGACAACGGCTACCTCTTCCTTAATCGCACCGTCACGCTGCCCTTCTCCGTGCCCATGATGGGCCGCCGTACCAAGCTGCAGTTCCTGCACGACGCCGTGCAGAGCCGTGACGACCTGCTCTACCGCAAGATGACTCGCAAGCTGCGGCGGGCCGGTGGGAACGCGGGCAGCAGCGAAGGCGTGGAGCTCCTGTCCGTGGACACGCAGGCGGGGAATGAGCGCGCGCAGGGCATCCTCGATGCCGAGGCGGCGCGCCTCATCCGCGAGGCGCTCTTCTGCCTGTACGACGAGCGCGACTGCTTCTACGAGTACGTGCCGGACAACGTGGTGTCCATGCGGCGTATCGTCAACACCGTGCCCATCACCGTGCGCCTGCTGCAGCAGCAAGAGCGGAACTTCGGCGGCCCCACGCCgcgccaggctgtggcttgggTCGTGCTCGCCAACCAGTGGCCGTGCCGCCTCAGCTGGGTGCTGCAGTGCCTGGAGGACCGGCAGCAGAGCGGGGGCGCGCCCGAGGCGCACGCGCTCCTCTGGGACGTGTTCTGTGCCAACAGCCGCGAGCTGCACACCATGACTAAGGCGCTTCAGAACGTGCTGGACCTGGACGGCGACCCCGAGCTTTTCGAGCGCTTCCTGGGCGCTGACTTCCCCTTCACCGTGACCGAGGCGCAGAAACTGCTGCGCTGCACGGTCAACTTGGACCACTCCATCCGCCGCCGCATGGGCCTCATCCGGGCTGTCAGTGCCCTCAAGACGCACAGCCCACCCAAGTCGCCTGAGGGCGACGCCCACCACGCCTCCCACGGAGGCAACCACGAGCCCAGGACATCTGGGTCTGGCCACCCGGCAGGGCACGCCCCTACAAAAGGCAGCGAGGCCCTCCATCCCCGGGGCTGCACGCACTGCGTCAAGCCAAGACCCGTGGTCTGA
- the BLOC1S3 gene encoding biogenesis of lysosome-related organelles complex 1 subunit 3 isoform X1: MTHLSSVSPSLCAMASQGLRGRPLRKPATVVRGEAAETDSEPSVSSSEEEELYLGPSGPTRGRPTGLRVAGEAAETDSDSEPEPTAAPEDLPPLVVQRETAGETWGAEEAPAPAPARSLLQLRLAESQARLDHDVAAAVSGVYRRAGRDVAALASRLAAAQVAGLAAAHSVRLARGDLCALAERLDIVTGCRLLPDIHGVPGTEPEQDPGQRA, from the exons ATGACGCACttgtcctcagtttccccatca CTCTGCGCCATGGCGTCCCAGGGTCTTCGAGGGAGGCCGCTGCGGAAGCCCGCGACGGTGGTGCGGGGGGAGGCGGCCGAAACGGACTCGGAGCCCTCTGTGTCCTCGTCGGAGGAGGAGGAGCTATACCTGGGCCCCTCGGGCCCGACGCGCGGCCGCCCCACCGGGCTGCGGGTGGCGGGGGAGGCCGCGGAGACCGACTCGGACTCGGAGCCGGAGCCGACAGCTGCACCAGAGGACCTGCCTCCGCTCGTGGTGCAGCGGGAAACGGCCGGGGAGACCTGGGGCGCGGAGGAGGCCCCGGCGCCAGCTCCTGCGCGCTCGCTGCTGCAGCTCCGTCTGGCCGAGAGCCAGGCGCGGCTAGATCACGACGTGGCGGCTGCGGTGAGCGGCGTGTACCGCCGTGCGGGCCGCGATGTGGCCGCCCTGGCCAGTAGACTCGCGGCCGCCCAGGTGGCGGGGTTGGCTGCGGCCCACAGCGTGCGCCTGGCGCGGGGGGACCTCTGCGCGCTGGCCGAGCGCTTGGACATTGTAACCGGCTGCCGCCTGCTGCCCGACATCCATGGCGTGCCAGGGACTGAGCCCGAGCAAGACCCGGGACAGCGGGCCTAG
- the NKPD1 gene encoding NTPase KAP family P-loop domain-containing protein 1 isoform X2 codes for MHKHYTVHFTKGALPLQTPTEHYLLDPELGRQKDILTEDDVYCSCLAKTLCHVPVPVTVGFYAHFGCRLHMMLDKITALMEQEAAQREAEELQRVQWQPRSVRGWGLLQLLWYLVFLQPIITELHLRRKNVKFLFIRFSAWHYAGTDKLWAGLVTTLCESIRHQYGALPFSVYSVLSNRPTTTPDCCQNEWHCRRRVCVALLALLGALCLGVCLLYLSMGGHVLGRSSVNGSLLRAFGGAATTLSGSGMLMAMYSVGKNLFVSQRKKIERLVSREKFSSQLGFMCEVKKEVELLTDFLCFLEIYQRCRLRVVLEVTGLDTCCPERVVGVLNAINTLLSDSHAPFIFILVVDPSILVSCLESAGSMKGTADNGYLFLNRTVTLPFSVPMMGRRTKLQFLHDAVQSRDDLLYRKMTRKLRRAGGNAGSSEGVELLSVDTQAGNERAQGILDAEAARLIREALFCLYDERDCFYEYVPDNVVSMRRIVNTVPITVRLLQQQERNFGGPTPRQAVAWVVLANQWPCRLSWVLQCLEDRQQSGGAPEAHALLWDVFCANSRELHTMTKALQNVLDLDGDPELFERFLGADFPFTVTEAQKLLRCTVNLDHSIRRRMGLIRAVSALKTHSPPKSPEGDAHHASHGGNHEPRTSGSGHPAGHAPTKGSEALHPRGCTHCVKPRPVV; via the exons ATGCACAAACACTACACCGTCCACTTCACCAAGGGCGCCCTGCCCCTCCAGACCCCGACCGAGCACTACCTCTTGGACCCAGAGTTGGGGCGCCAAAAAG atATCTTGACAGAAGATGATGTCTACTGCAGCTGCCTGGCCAAGACCCTCTGCCACGTGCCAGTTCCTGTGACTGTGGGTTTCTATGCTCACTTTGGCTGCCGCCTGCACATGATGCTGGACAAGATCACCG CGCTGATGGAGCAGGAGGCCGCGCAGCGAGAGGCAGAGGAGCTGCAGCGCGTGCAGTGGCAACCGCGCAGCGTGCGCGGCTGGGGCTTGCTGCAGCTGCTGTGGTACCTGGTGTTCCTGCAGCCCATCATAACCGAGTTGCACCTGCGGCGCAAGAACGTGAAGTTCCTCTTCATCCGCTTCAGCGCCTGGCACTATGCGGGCACTGACAAGCTGTGGGCTGGCCTGGTGACCACGCTGTGCGAGAGCATCCGCCACCAGTACGGCGCGCTGCCCTTCAGCGTCTACTCGGTGCTGAGCAACAGGCCGACCACGACGCCGGACTGCTGCCAGAACGAGTGGCACTGCCGGCGCCGCGTGTGCGTGGCGCTGCTGGCGCTGCTGGGGGCGCTCTGCCTCGGCGTGTGCCTGCTCTACCTGTCAATGGGAGGCCACGTGCTGGGCCGCAGCAGTGTCAACGGCAGCCTGCTGCGGGCGTTCGGCGGCGCAGCCACCACACTGTCGGGCTCGGGAATGCTCATGGCCATGTACTCGGTGGGCAAGAACCTATTCGTGAGCCAGCGCAAGAAAATCGAGCGGCTGGTATCGCGCGAGAAGTTCAGCAGCCAGCTGGGCTTCATGTGCGAGGTGAAGAAGGAGGTGGAGCTGCTCACCGACTTCCTGTGCTTCCTGGAGATCTACCAGCGGTGCCGGCTGCGCGTGGTGCTCGAGGTCACTGGGCTCGACACGTGCTGCCCGGAGCGCGTGGTGGGCGTGCTCAACGCCATCAACACGCTGCTGTCCGACAGTCACGCGCCGTTCATCTTCATCCTGGTGGTGGACCCCAGCATCCTGGTCTCGTGCCTTGAGAGCGCCGGCTCCATGAAGGGCACAGCCGACAACGGCTACCTCTTCCTTAATCGCACCGTCACGCTGCCCTTCTCCGTGCCCATGATGGGCCGCCGTACCAAGCTGCAGTTCCTGCACGACGCCGTGCAGAGCCGTGACGACCTGCTCTACCGCAAGATGACTCGCAAGCTGCGGCGGGCCGGTGGGAACGCGGGCAGCAGCGAAGGCGTGGAGCTCCTGTCCGTGGACACGCAGGCGGGGAATGAGCGCGCGCAGGGCATCCTCGATGCCGAGGCGGCGCGCCTCATCCGCGAGGCGCTCTTCTGCCTGTACGACGAGCGCGACTGCTTCTACGAGTACGTGCCGGACAACGTGGTGTCCATGCGGCGTATCGTCAACACCGTGCCCATCACCGTGCGCCTGCTGCAGCAGCAAGAGCGGAACTTCGGCGGCCCCACGCCgcgccaggctgtggcttgggTCGTGCTCGCCAACCAGTGGCCGTGCCGCCTCAGCTGGGTGCTGCAGTGCCTGGAGGACCGGCAGCAGAGCGGGGGCGCGCCCGAGGCGCACGCGCTCCTCTGGGACGTGTTCTGTGCCAACAGCCGCGAGCTGCACACCATGACTAAGGCGCTTCAGAACGTGCTGGACCTGGACGGCGACCCCGAGCTTTTCGAGCGCTTCCTGGGCGCTGACTTCCCCTTCACCGTGACCGAGGCGCAGAAACTGCTGCGCTGCACGGTCAACTTGGACCACTCCATCCGCCGCCGCATGGGCCTCATCCGGGCTGTCAGTGCCCTCAAGACGCACAGCCCACCCAAGTCGCCTGAGGGCGACGCCCACCACGCCTCCCACGGAGGCAACCACGAGCCCAGGACATCTGGGTCTGGCCACCCGGCAGGGCACGCCCCTACAAAAGGCAGCGAGGCCCTCCATCCCCGGGGCTGCACGCACTGCGTCAAGCCAAGACCCGTGGTCTGA
- the BLOC1S3 gene encoding biogenesis of lysosome-related organelles complex 1 subunit 3 isoform X2: protein MASQGLRGRPLRKPATVVRGEAAETDSEPSVSSSEEEELYLGPSGPTRGRPTGLRVAGEAAETDSDSEPEPTAAPEDLPPLVVQRETAGETWGAEEAPAPAPARSLLQLRLAESQARLDHDVAAAVSGVYRRAGRDVAALASRLAAAQVAGLAAAHSVRLARGDLCALAERLDIVTGCRLLPDIHGVPGTEPEQDPGQRA, encoded by the coding sequence ATGGCGTCCCAGGGTCTTCGAGGGAGGCCGCTGCGGAAGCCCGCGACGGTGGTGCGGGGGGAGGCGGCCGAAACGGACTCGGAGCCCTCTGTGTCCTCGTCGGAGGAGGAGGAGCTATACCTGGGCCCCTCGGGCCCGACGCGCGGCCGCCCCACCGGGCTGCGGGTGGCGGGGGAGGCCGCGGAGACCGACTCGGACTCGGAGCCGGAGCCGACAGCTGCACCAGAGGACCTGCCTCCGCTCGTGGTGCAGCGGGAAACGGCCGGGGAGACCTGGGGCGCGGAGGAGGCCCCGGCGCCAGCTCCTGCGCGCTCGCTGCTGCAGCTCCGTCTGGCCGAGAGCCAGGCGCGGCTAGATCACGACGTGGCGGCTGCGGTGAGCGGCGTGTACCGCCGTGCGGGCCGCGATGTGGCCGCCCTGGCCAGTAGACTCGCGGCCGCCCAGGTGGCGGGGTTGGCTGCGGCCCACAGCGTGCGCCTGGCGCGGGGGGACCTCTGCGCGCTGGCCGAGCGCTTGGACATTGTAACCGGCTGCCGCCTGCTGCCCGACATCCATGGCGTGCCAGGGACTGAGCCCGAGCAAGACCCGGGACAGCGGGCCTAG